One segment of Halomonas sp. TD01 DNA contains the following:
- a CDS encoding fumarate reductase has product MHKSSSQRLPPLKRNWWLKHRFFKLYMLREATVLPLVFFTLCLLAGMVALLQGADSWQGWIAFMGSPIVLLLNLLALAASLFHAATFFVLFPRVMPLRIAGHSLPDKAIVAGQWAGVVAVALLFFWLLGRA; this is encoded by the coding sequence ATGCATAAATCATCATCGCAACGTCTGCCACCACTGAAACGCAACTGGTGGCTGAAACACCGGTTTTTTAAGCTCTATATGCTGCGCGAGGCCACGGTACTGCCGCTGGTGTTTTTCACGCTGTGTTTACTGGCCGGTATGGTTGCCCTACTTCAGGGGGCGGATAGCTGGCAGGGGTGGATTGCCTTTATGGGCTCGCCCATTGTGCTGCTGCTGAATCTTTTAGCGCTGGCCGCTAGCCTGTTTCACGCCGCGACCTTCTTTGTGCTGTTTCCTCGTGTAATGCCGCTACGCATCGCTGGGCATAGCCTTCCTGATAAGGCCATTGTCGCTGGTCAGTGGGCAGGTGTAGTGGCTGTTGCACTGTTATTTTTCTGGCTATTGGGGAGGGCGTAA
- the frdA gene encoding fumarate reductase (quinol) flavoprotein subunit: MQQRDFDIVIVGGGGAGLRAAIGAAEHAKEHKTPQRIALLSKVYPMRSHTVAAEGGAAAVTSAEDSHQAHFDDTVSGGDWLVEQGVVDYFVHHAYQELVQMERWGCPWSRKDDGQVQVRRFGGMKTARTWFAADKTGFHMLHTLFQTSLKYPEIERFDEYFVLDLAVHEGAVIGVIALQVATGELTLLRAKAVILATGGAGRLFRFNTNAGIVTGDGMAMAYRHSVALRDMEFVQYHPTGLPGSGILITEACRGEGGILLNKDGYRYLQDYGLGPETPLGKPENKYMELGPRDKLSQAFWQEQQAGRTGKFGDSDVVYLDLRHLGEKYILERLPFICELAKSYINVDPVKEPIPIRPAVHYTMGGIETDPQCETSIAGLYAAGECASVGLHGANRLGSNSLTELLVFGRLAGEQASKRAAQTEWADTRLLEAQAEHQQATLARLCDGEGSGESWVELKHAMVQAMESGCGIYRTEEGMRHSLETMRQLRERYAKIRVNDTSKIFNTELLECIELGYGLDIAEASCLGALERRESRGAHQRLDEGMQKRDDVNYLKHSQVFYQGEAPAELRWQDVDVRFSAPAERAYGDAGKGGKV, translated from the coding sequence ATGCAGCAGCGAGATTTCGATATCGTCATTGTAGGAGGCGGTGGGGCAGGCTTACGTGCGGCTATTGGCGCTGCTGAGCACGCTAAGGAGCATAAGACACCTCAACGTATTGCGCTGCTGTCAAAAGTCTACCCGATGCGCTCCCATACCGTGGCCGCTGAAGGGGGCGCTGCCGCGGTTACCAGTGCTGAAGACTCCCATCAGGCCCACTTTGACGACACGGTGTCAGGCGGTGACTGGCTAGTTGAACAGGGCGTCGTCGACTACTTTGTCCATCACGCCTATCAAGAGCTGGTGCAGATGGAGCGCTGGGGCTGCCCATGGAGCCGCAAAGACGATGGCCAGGTGCAGGTGCGCCGCTTTGGCGGCATGAAAACTGCCCGCACCTGGTTTGCTGCCGACAAAACTGGCTTCCATATGCTGCACACGCTGTTTCAGACCTCGCTGAAATACCCTGAGATTGAGCGTTTTGATGAGTATTTCGTGCTTGATCTGGCGGTTCACGAAGGTGCAGTGATAGGTGTGATTGCGCTGCAGGTAGCCACTGGCGAATTGACGCTGCTGCGTGCTAAAGCGGTGATACTGGCCACCGGTGGCGCGGGGCGCTTATTTCGTTTCAATACTAACGCGGGCATTGTGACTGGCGATGGCATGGCCATGGCTTATCGTCACAGTGTGGCGCTGCGGGACATGGAGTTTGTTCAATACCACCCCACCGGTTTACCCGGTTCCGGCATTTTGATTACCGAAGCGTGCCGGGGGGAAGGCGGCATTCTGCTCAATAAAGATGGTTATCGCTATCTGCAGGATTATGGACTTGGCCCGGAAACACCGCTGGGCAAGCCGGAAAACAAATATATGGAACTGGGGCCGCGGGACAAACTCTCACAGGCTTTCTGGCAGGAGCAGCAGGCGGGCCGCACTGGCAAGTTTGGTGACAGCGACGTGGTCTATCTTGATCTGCGCCACTTGGGTGAAAAATACATCCTAGAGCGCCTACCGTTTATCTGCGAGCTGGCTAAATCCTATATCAATGTTGACCCTGTGAAAGAACCGATTCCCATTCGCCCGGCGGTTCACTACACCATGGGGGGAATTGAGACCGATCCTCAGTGCGAAACGTCTATTGCTGGGCTCTATGCTGCAGGGGAGTGCGCTTCTGTAGGTTTGCACGGAGCTAACCGGCTGGGCTCCAATTCTCTGACCGAGCTACTGGTATTTGGCCGCTTGGCGGGTGAGCAAGCCAGTAAGCGGGCGGCACAAACCGAGTGGGCGGATACGCGCCTGCTGGAAGCCCAAGCCGAGCATCAGCAAGCGACTTTGGCGCGCCTCTGTGATGGTGAAGGCAGCGGCGAATCCTGGGTAGAACTTAAGCACGCCATGGTGCAAGCCATGGAGAGTGGCTGTGGTATTTACCGCACCGAAGAAGGCATGCGCCATTCGCTTGAGACCATGCGTCAGTTGCGCGAGCGCTATGCCAAAATTCGCGTTAACGATACCAGCAAGATATTCAACACCGAGCTGCTGGAGTGCATCGAACTGGGATACGGCCTGGATATTGCCGAAGCCTCTTGCCTAGGAGCACTTGAACGGCGTGAATCCCGCGGTGCTCACCAACGCTTAGATGAAGGCATGCAAAAACGCGACGACGTTAATTATCTCAAGCACAGCCAAGTCTTTTACCAAGGTGAAGCACCGGCCGAGCTGCGCTGGCAGGACGTTGATGTTCGGTTTTCCGCACCGGCTGAGCGGGCTTACGGCGATGCGGGCAAGGGGGGCAAGGTATGA
- the menA gene encoding 1,4-dihydroxy-2-naphthoate octaprenyltransferase → MDLLTKRNHCQAWLLAARLRTLPLACASILLGSGLAAGENAYKTSVLVFSLLTAIALQVLSNLANDYGDATSGADDYSRIGPARAVSSGLITPRAMRIGMALTATGAALSGLLLLLATFGNQWGHIVLFLLLGAAALLAAVTYTVGLGGKPYGYRGLGDIAVFLFFGLLGVLGTYYLHTHQLSWLPLLPAAACGLLATAVLNVNNVRDIDSDARTGKITLAVRLGRANAIKYHWALLGTALLLTLIYLVAVPVPLLGWSCLLVAKPLTDAAKTLTQSRDGEILTRMLKKTAISTLLYSVLLSIGLMLF, encoded by the coding sequence ATGGATTTACTCACTAAGCGCAATCACTGCCAAGCTTGGTTGCTAGCCGCTCGTCTGCGAACACTACCGCTAGCATGTGCCTCTATTCTGCTGGGGAGTGGTCTAGCAGCAGGTGAGAATGCTTATAAAACGTCAGTGCTAGTGTTTTCCTTACTGACAGCAATTGCCCTCCAGGTGCTCTCTAACCTTGCCAACGATTATGGTGATGCCACTTCTGGGGCCGACGATTATTCTCGCATTGGGCCGGCAAGAGCAGTCTCTTCAGGCTTAATCACTCCACGGGCCATGCGCATAGGGATGGCCCTAACGGCGACTGGTGCAGCGCTATCGGGACTGTTATTACTGCTTGCCACTTTTGGCAACCAGTGGGGACACATTGTTCTCTTCTTGCTACTAGGTGCTGCCGCTTTATTAGCAGCGGTGACCTATACCGTTGGGCTGGGCGGTAAGCCCTACGGCTACCGAGGGCTGGGCGACATTGCGGTTTTTTTGTTTTTCGGGTTGCTGGGAGTATTGGGAACCTATTACCTGCACACTCATCAACTAAGTTGGCTGCCGTTACTGCCCGCTGCCGCATGTGGACTGCTGGCCACTGCCGTGCTAAACGTCAATAACGTCCGAGATATCGACAGCGATGCGCGCACTGGCAAGATCACCTTAGCGGTGCGGCTTGGCCGCGCCAACGCTATAAAGTATCACTGGGCGCTGCTGGGAACAGCGCTGCTGCTCACTCTCATCTATCTGGTTGCAGTGCCAGTGCCGCTACTGGGGTGGAGTTGCCTGCTAGTGGCCAAACCACTGACTGATGCCGCCAAAACGTTAACCCAAAGTCGTGATGGCGAAATTCTAACCAGAATGCTGAAAAAAACGGCGATCTCAACGCTGCTTTACAGTGTGTTGTTGTCTATTGGCCTAATGCTGTTTTAA
- a CDS encoding molybdopterin molybdotransferase MoeA encodes MNCHCAEIVTPGLLNLFDARQRVIDAATPINAVENVSLEQSAGRVLAETVVAPLDMPGVDNSAMDGYALCLADYQAAPRGAGLPILQRVPAGAGVMLLPEGGCARIFTGAPVPIGADIVVPQERVTLDKRGHIHLEGSLVLGANIRRQGEETRMGTPLLAAGKFLDAASIALLASHGINIVAVKRRLRVALLSTGDELIAPGTVRSPGQVYDSNRAMLNVLLAQAQCDVLDLGVIADSPQSLHQAFEHAQTIADVVICTGGVSVGEEDHVRPVIEQRGGLYFHGVAMKPGKPFAFGYLGAEPSTCTPLMALPGNPVASLVGWQLLALPFIHAMQGRHLASLQCFPVTAGFSQRGPKGRCELLRVVLDWSQGSPVAQLAGGQGSHMLGAASQADGYLMINPEIDVAEGEAYHYYPINQFAA; translated from the coding sequence ATGAACTGTCACTGCGCAGAAATAGTCACGCCCGGCTTGTTAAATTTATTTGATGCACGCCAACGAGTTATCGACGCAGCCACGCCGATTAATGCCGTAGAAAACGTCTCCCTTGAACAGTCGGCGGGGCGAGTGCTGGCAGAAACGGTGGTTGCACCTCTCGATATGCCAGGTGTGGACAATAGCGCTATGGATGGTTACGCGCTGTGTCTGGCTGATTACCAAGCGGCACCTCGCGGTGCAGGCCTGCCCATTCTTCAACGCGTGCCAGCTGGCGCAGGTGTCATGCTCCTACCCGAAGGGGGCTGCGCGCGTATTTTCACCGGCGCGCCGGTACCCATAGGGGCGGATATTGTGGTGCCTCAAGAGCGGGTAACCCTTGATAAGCGCGGGCATATACATCTTGAGGGTAGCTTGGTGCTAGGCGCTAATATTCGCCGTCAAGGCGAGGAGACCCGCATGGGAACCCCGCTACTCGCTGCGGGTAAGTTTCTTGATGCAGCGTCGATTGCGCTTCTGGCAAGCCACGGGATCAATATCGTTGCCGTCAAGCGGCGCCTAAGGGTGGCATTGCTCTCAACCGGCGATGAGCTGATTGCCCCAGGCACGGTGCGATCGCCGGGACAGGTATACGACAGCAATCGCGCCATGCTTAACGTACTGCTCGCACAAGCGCAGTGCGATGTACTGGACCTGGGCGTCATCGCTGATTCGCCGCAGTCATTGCACCAGGCCTTTGAGCACGCACAAACCATTGCAGATGTGGTGATATGCACCGGTGGCGTTTCGGTAGGCGAGGAGGATCACGTTCGTCCGGTGATCGAGCAGCGCGGTGGGCTATATTTTCATGGTGTTGCGATGAAACCCGGAAAGCCCTTTGCATTCGGTTATCTAGGCGCGGAGCCTTCCACTTGCACGCCGTTAATGGCGCTGCCGGGTAATCCCGTGGCCTCCCTGGTGGGCTGGCAACTGCTGGCGCTGCCGTTTATTCATGCTATGCAGGGTCGACACTTAGCTTCGCTACAGTGTTTTCCAGTAACAGCGGGCTTCTCTCAGCGTGGGCCCAAAGGGCGCTGCGAGCTATTACGGGTAGTGTTGGATTGGTCACAGGGGAGTCCCGTGGCGCAGTTAGCGGGCGGACAGGGCTCGCATATGCTTGGTGCGGCTAGCCAAGCTGATGGTTATTTAATGATTAACCCCGAAATCGATGTGGCAGAAGGGGAGGCGTATCACTACTACCCCATCAATCAGTTCGCCGCTTGA
- the moaA gene encoding GTP 3',8-cyclase MoaA: MSVLVDGFGRKVRYLRISVTDRCDFRCVYCMAEEMTFLPRTQLLTLEEIATLSQAFVELGVEKIRLTGGEPLVRQGVLTLVQKLGELEGLRELAMTTNGSGLVKHADALRQGGLHRLNISLDSLKPERFKALTRTGDLNQVIAGIRAARRAGFQSIKLNAVLLKGRNDDEIIDLVNFARDEQVDISFIEEMPLGAISEHNRGETFLSTDAVRETIENHYQLLPTTESTLGPSRYYRMANSQSRIGFISPHSHNFCAACNRVRVTAEGRLLLCLGNEHSVDLRAVMRRYPGDIQRLKASIVAAMNKKPERHYFTTDGEVQVLRFMNATGG, from the coding sequence ATGAGCGTCTTGGTCGATGGGTTTGGCCGTAAGGTGCGTTACCTGCGTATATCGGTAACTGATCGTTGTGATTTTCGCTGTGTATATTGCATGGCCGAGGAGATGACCTTCCTGCCTCGAACCCAATTGCTGACCCTTGAGGAAATAGCCACCCTTTCGCAGGCATTCGTCGAGCTGGGCGTGGAAAAAATCCGTCTAACTGGTGGTGAGCCGCTGGTACGCCAGGGCGTGCTAACGCTAGTGCAAAAACTCGGTGAATTGGAGGGCCTGCGCGAGCTAGCTATGACCACCAATGGCTCAGGGCTGGTCAAACATGCCGATGCTTTGCGCCAAGGCGGGCTACATCGGCTCAATATTAGCCTTGACTCGCTCAAGCCCGAGCGTTTTAAAGCATTAACCCGAACAGGTGACTTAAACCAAGTGATCGCGGGTATCCGTGCCGCACGCCGCGCTGGTTTTCAGTCGATTAAGCTCAACGCTGTATTGCTTAAGGGGCGTAATGACGACGAAATTATCGACTTGGTAAACTTTGCCCGGGATGAACAAGTCGATATCAGCTTTATCGAGGAGATGCCCCTGGGCGCTATCAGCGAGCATAACCGTGGTGAAACCTTTCTTTCCACTGATGCGGTACGCGAGACCATAGAAAACCATTATCAACTCCTACCCACCACCGAGAGCACCCTAGGGCCATCCCGTTATTATCGTATGGCAAACAGCCAGTCACGCATTGGCTTTATCTCTCCCCATAGCCACAATTTTTGTGCTGCTTGTAATCGTGTTCGAGTGACGGCGGAAGGGCGGCTACTCCTCTGCTTGGGCAATGAGCACTCGGTGGATTTACGCGCTGTAATGCGGCGTTATCCAGGTGATATCCAGCGGCTTAAAGCCAGCATTGTGGCGGCAATGAACAAAAAGCCAGAGCGCCACTACTTTACTACTGATGGTGAGGTTCAGGTTTTGCGGTTCATGAATGCAACTGGCGGTTAG
- a CDS encoding succinate dehydrogenase/fumarate reductase iron-sulfur subunit — translation MSTEQITTKSVSTNNTSIKHISVKRYLPDSSAEAYWQQYEMLVDDSTSLLDALNHIKEQLDSTLSYRWSCRMAICGSCGVMVNGIPKLGCKTFLRDYEGEIRIEPLSHFPVQRDLVVDMEIFLEHLAAVKPYLIDDNPVKPYDPKAPETYQQTPEQLARYKQFANCINCGLCYSACPQFGLNPEFLGPAALTLAHRYNLDSRDHGKKQRMTELNRHEGVWSCTFVGFCSQVCPKHVDPAAAVNQGKVEAAKHTLIALFKG, via the coding sequence ATGAGTACCGAGCAGATCACTACCAAGAGTGTCAGCACTAATAACACCAGCATCAAGCACATTAGCGTTAAACGTTACCTGCCAGACAGCTCGGCTGAAGCTTACTGGCAGCAGTACGAGATGCTGGTGGATGACAGCACCTCGCTGCTGGATGCCCTGAATCATATTAAAGAGCAGCTTGATAGCACCCTGAGCTACCGCTGGTCGTGCCGCATGGCGATTTGTGGCTCGTGTGGGGTGATGGTCAACGGCATTCCAAAGCTCGGCTGTAAAACCTTCCTGCGCGATTATGAAGGCGAGATCCGCATCGAGCCGCTATCCCACTTCCCCGTGCAGCGGGATCTGGTGGTGGATATGGAAATATTCCTTGAGCACTTAGCGGCGGTTAAGCCCTACCTGATAGATGACAATCCGGTAAAACCCTATGACCCGAAGGCACCGGAAACCTATCAGCAGACCCCCGAGCAGCTTGCCCGTTACAAGCAGTTCGCTAACTGCATAAACTGCGGGCTTTGTTACTCCGCCTGCCCGCAGTTTGGGCTGAACCCTGAATTCCTGGGCCCGGCGGCACTAACACTCGCCCACCGTTACAACCTGGATAGCCGCGACCATGGCAAAAAACAGCGCATGACCGAGCTTAATCGACACGAGGGTGTGTGGAGTTGCACCTTTGTCGGCTTCTGTTCGCAGGTATGCCCAAAGCATGTCGACCCCGCCGCTGCCGTTAATCAGGGCAAGGTCGAGGCTGCCAAACATACCTTAATTGCGCTGTTTAAAGGGTGA
- the frdD gene encoding fumarate reductase subunit FrdD, with product MMEKPAMEKLAINEHGPQHKQAFDEPLWWSLFSAGGVCFAVILPAVILFIAICLPLGLLPAGALSYERASNLLFSVPGFLFVGAVVCLPLFHAAHRLRHGLFDISVGNDILNKKLMYGAAALLSVLALGLVVVGMFG from the coding sequence ATGATGGAAAAACCAGCTATGGAAAAACTAGCTATAAACGAACACGGACCCCAGCATAAACAAGCTTTTGATGAACCACTCTGGTGGAGCCTGTTCAGTGCCGGCGGCGTATGCTTTGCGGTTATCTTGCCCGCCGTCATTCTATTTATTGCCATTTGCCTGCCCCTTGGCCTGCTGCCTGCTGGGGCGCTGAGCTATGAGCGGGCGTCCAATCTGCTGTTTAGTGTGCCGGGCTTTCTGTTTGTTGGCGCGGTGGTTTGCTTGCCGTTATTTCATGCCGCCCACCGCCTGCGCCACGGGTTGTTTGATATCAGCGTGGGCAATGACATACTTAATAAAAAACTGATGTACGGTGCAGCCGCCTTACTGAGTGTTTTGGCGCTAGGTTTAGTGGTGGTAGGTATGTTCGGTTAA
- a CDS encoding DASS family sodium-coupled anion symporter produces the protein MEAIRTTYHRHHCCVSILAPFTPSNTARSAGTIYPVIRNLPPLYDSHPNDPSMKRMGSFLMWTALASTCVTSSLFLTAMAPNLLAIALTESTTGIQINWGQWFMAIAPVGILLLLLVPLLCYWLCAPEVKAGHEISDWARDELKQLGKLTRKEIVLVVMVVTALLLWIFGGGIISASLVGLVVICGMLLTGIVTWDDILKNNAAWNTFVWFATLVALAGGLSQVGFVNWFGNVVGGQISHFNPLMAMVALTVLFYALHYFFASITAHVTALLPVILAAASGIPGLDMQMFVLLLLPTLGFMGILTPYGTGPSPVYYGSGYLPSALFWRLGAIFGLIFLVAWLVIGLPWLMLIN, from the coding sequence GTGGAAGCTATTCGCACCACTTATCATCGCCATCATTGTTGCGTTTCGATTCTTGCCCCTTTTACGCCCTCCAACACTGCACGCAGTGCGGGCACCATTTATCCGGTGATTCGCAACCTGCCACCACTTTACGACTCGCACCCCAATGACCCCAGCATGAAGCGTATGGGTAGCTTTTTGATGTGGACAGCGTTGGCTTCTACCTGCGTGACCAGCTCGCTGTTTCTAACAGCCATGGCCCCTAACTTGTTAGCCATCGCCCTAACCGAAAGCACAACCGGCATCCAGATCAACTGGGGGCAGTGGTTTATGGCCATTGCGCCAGTAGGCATTTTGCTACTGCTGTTAGTGCCACTACTTTGCTACTGGCTATGCGCCCCTGAGGTGAAAGCGGGCCATGAAATTTCTGACTGGGCAAGAGACGAGCTAAAGCAATTAGGCAAGCTCACTCGTAAAGAGATAGTACTGGTGGTAATGGTTGTCACGGCACTACTACTGTGGATTTTTGGCGGCGGCATTATCTCCGCATCTTTGGTTGGGCTGGTTGTGATTTGCGGCATGCTGCTGACAGGCATCGTCACCTGGGATGATATTCTCAAGAACAATGCCGCCTGGAATACCTTTGTTTGGTTTGCCACCTTGGTGGCGCTGGCAGGCGGACTTAGCCAAGTGGGGTTCGTGAATTGGTTTGGCAACGTGGTAGGCGGGCAAATAAGTCACTTTAACCCGCTGATGGCCATGGTGGCCTTGACCGTACTGTTCTACGCTCTGCACTACTTCTTTGCCAGCATTACGGCACACGTCACCGCCCTACTGCCGGTTATTTTGGCGGCGGCGTCTGGCATTCCAGGCTTGGATATGCAGATGTTTGTGCTACTACTGCTGCCCACGCTCGGCTTTATGGGTATTCTCACACCTTACGGCACAGGGCCAAGCCCGGTTTACTACGGTAGCGGCTACTTGCCCAGTGCACTCTTCTGGCGGCTAGGGGCAATCTTCGGGCTGATCTTCCTGGTGGCGTGGTTAGTCATTGGTCTGCCCTGGCTAATGCTAATCAATTGA